A window of the Coprobacter fastidiosus genome harbors these coding sequences:
- a CDS encoding LamG-like jellyroll fold domain-containing protein, whose amino-acid sequence MKKLNFFFFFSLFALTGYFVPGIAQDKAVTKQSSPVAVSSAIRIPQMSGNYHYRFQFDDMLCGEHTIGTTDNDERIRTFTMSAWIKPSVTDGDIMGHVQKAFYVNSGSFAVRLTGGKLGLFSRCWNNSGFGDDINVMTDVALPVGEWAFVSVVVDNENKTMTLYKNGEEVISKSLNRDGFHLLPDESVFFIGCMDFAGDIEDVQLWNKALDSQQIKASQTGYTQAPENLLYYYRFNAEDTDVKQFPNKGTGGECSSELVYGSLKYQGDPYWADVYTQTPQVPEYVQGHVKTQHTVTYTGISEGGSFVVKNGDAIVESGSSVDEGAWLTIEATPEENYLVKAIKVNGLTIEGQGFNLSEASEITVEFTNKLVYRYSSVEGGTVSASIGEVSLDNEGEFDRGSDVVLTVLANEHYELSSLLVNGDEKKESLESGKLTLSNVQENITVSAVFTKKKYSVTFTSTGDGQLVLKNGSSSLSSGALVEYGTELTGSLVYSDPTRLSKLTNNGESILETVVNKMFTITVEGPVELVAEFKGATYRVTYPTELTGGKLKITNDSDGSDIPSGTELQKNTAITIVAEAESGYEVGSFMVNGVDRLAELLENGGEYWITIAEDVELAVTFTPLTGISGVKLTEVYFDRATSILHAPEGAMLRVYNITGSAVFEGQGTQNLQNLSVGTYIAKVKTDNVVRTIKFIKK is encoded by the coding sequence ATGAAAAAACTAAACTTTTTTTTCTTTTTTAGCCTTTTTGCGTTGACGGGGTATTTTGTTCCGGGAATTGCCCAGGATAAAGCTGTTACGAAACAAAGCTCTCCGGTAGCGGTCAGTTCTGCAATTCGTATTCCTCAAATGAGTGGAAATTATCATTACCGTTTCCAGTTTGATGATATGTTGTGTGGAGAACATACGATAGGTACTACGGATAATGATGAGCGGATACGGACATTTACCATGTCAGCGTGGATTAAACCGTCTGTAACTGATGGGGATATAATGGGACATGTTCAGAAAGCATTTTATGTAAATTCTGGTTCGTTTGCGGTAAGATTGACGGGTGGTAAATTAGGCTTATTTAGCCGTTGTTGGAACAATTCGGGATTTGGAGATGATATAAATGTGATGACAGATGTTGCATTGCCGGTCGGAGAATGGGCGTTTGTCAGTGTGGTAGTAGATAATGAAAATAAAACAATGACTTTGTATAAAAACGGGGAGGAAGTGATATCAAAGTCTTTGAACAGAGATGGTTTCCATTTATTGCCCGATGAATCGGTATTTTTTATCGGTTGTATGGATTTTGCAGGAGATATTGAAGATGTACAATTGTGGAATAAGGCATTAGATTCTCAACAGATCAAAGCGTCTCAAACCGGATATACTCAGGCTCCGGAAAATTTGTTATATTATTATAGATTCAATGCGGAAGATACCGATGTGAAACAATTCCCGAATAAGGGAACTGGTGGAGAGTGTTCTTCTGAATTGGTATATGGCAGCCTTAAATATCAGGGAGATCCGTATTGGGCGGATGTATATACTCAAACTCCTCAAGTACCCGAATATGTCCAAGGACATGTTAAGACTCAACATACAGTTACTTATACGGGGATATCCGAAGGTGGAAGTTTTGTTGTTAAGAACGGAGATGCCATAGTAGAAAGTGGCAGTAGCGTAGATGAGGGAGCTTGGCTGACGATAGAAGCTACTCCGGAAGAGAACTATTTGGTTAAAGCAATCAAAGTAAACGGATTAACGATAGAAGGTCAAGGTTTCAATTTGTCGGAAGCCAGCGAGATCACGGTCGAATTTACCAATAAGTTGGTTTACAGGTATTCGTCGGTTGAAGGCGGAACTGTGTCGGCAAGTATAGGGGAGGTATCGTTGGACAATGAAGGTGAGTTCGATAGAGGTAGCGATGTCGTACTGACGGTATTGGCGAATGAACATTACGAGTTATCATCTCTGTTGGTCAACGGAGACGAAAAGAAAGAGTCTTTAGAATCCGGAAAGCTGACGCTAAGCAATGTTCAGGAAAATATAACAGTGTCTGCGGTCTTCACGAAGAAAAAATATTCGGTTACGTTCACGAGTACGGGAGACGGACAATTGGTGTTGAAGAACGGTAGCAGCAGTCTTTCGAGCGGAGCATTGGTTGAATACGGGACAGAGTTGACGGGTAGTTTGGTTTACAGTGATCCGACCCGATTATCGAAATTAACTAACAATGGAGAAAGCATATTGGAGACGGTAGTTAACAAAATGTTTACGATTACGGTAGAAGGACCTGTGGAACTTGTTGCGGAGTTTAAAGGTGCGACCTATAGGGTAACATATCCGACCGAATTGACGGGCGGGAAATTGAAAATCACGAATGATTCTGACGGTAGCGATATTCCTTCGGGAACAGAGTTGCAGAAAAACACTGCCATTACAATTGTAGCGGAAGCTGAATCGGGCTATGAAGTCGGAAGTTTCATGGTTAACGGAGTAGATCGATTGGCCGAATTGTTGGAAAATGGCGGAGAATACTGGATTACGATAGCAGAGGATGTTGAACTGGCTGTGACTTTTACACCGTTGACAGGCATATCCGGAGTTAAATTAACGGAAGTTTATTTTGACCGTGCGACTTCGATACTGCATGCACCGGAAGGGGCAATGTTGCGAGTATATAACATAACAGGGTCTGCAGTATTCGAAGGTCAAGGAACACAGAACTTGCAGAATCTGTCTGTCGGTACTTATATAGCTAAAGTGAAAACGGATAATGTTGTCCGCACGATCAAGTTTATTAAAAAATAA
- a CDS encoding glycoside hydrolase family 20 protein gives MKKHLFVLGVCLLSLSIISCKQQNAPNTYSVIPYPNSLVPEEGSFVFNKKTKMICTLSLDSASQEVVRNFSALLNNVAGLKTECIVEEEKGEKNIVFFDLDTSIANEGYSLDIDPSKIIIKASSAAGFYYAVQSLKQLLPIAVYGDKESDSVEKWEVPCVHIDDAPRFSYRGMHLDVARHFFSVDEVKRYIDLLAMHKLNVFHWHLTDDQGWRIEIKKYPKLTEVGSIRKHTMVEKNFDQYDNTPYGGYYTQDQIRDIVNYAKERFITIIPEVDLPGHMVAALASYPSLGCTGGPYEVQGMWGVHPDVLCAGKEETYEFVTDVLSEVIELFPSRYIHIGGDECPKDRWKKCPLCQARIRKLGLKTDKEHTAEERLQSYFMTRVEKFLNENDRQIIGWDEILEGGAAPNATVMSWRGTDGGVQAAKLRHNVVMTPNTYLYFDYYQSEDTQAEPLAIGSYVPLERVYDFEPVPDTLDNDSKKYILGAQANLWTEYISDFKQVEYMLLPRLDALSEVQWTRPENKNWVNFLDRLQHNIQVYDLKGYNYGKHIFGINPEYRIIPEKHCIEVTLRTQGDAPVYYTLDGTVPTEKSTRYTQPIELTENTDLKAIVVRPGMKTNMFEKEYVFNKATARKITLNSAPNDRYTFKGGQTLVDGMIGDMGFATGRWIGFSPGDLDAVIDLGETTFISKVELGILFDKDNWIFPSDHISVLVSQDGVKYNSVADTVLVLPDQSVKNDRMIQGVAFDPVNTRYVKIKANSVKSLPAWHGAKGKPGFLFVDEINIY, from the coding sequence ATGAAGAAACATTTGTTTGTATTAGGAGTATGTCTCCTGTCATTGTCTATAATTTCGTGCAAACAGCAAAATGCACCGAATACTTATTCTGTTATTCCTTATCCGAACTCATTAGTTCCGGAAGAAGGTTCGTTCGTTTTTAATAAAAAGACAAAAATGATATGCACTTTATCGCTCGATTCGGCATCTCAGGAAGTCGTTCGTAACTTCAGTGCGCTGCTTAACAATGTGGCAGGTCTGAAAACCGAGTGCATAGTTGAAGAAGAGAAAGGTGAAAAGAATATCGTCTTTTTCGATTTAGATACGTCTATTGCTAATGAAGGTTACTCTTTAGATATAGACCCTTCGAAAATTATTATTAAGGCAAGTTCGGCTGCCGGATTCTATTATGCCGTTCAATCATTAAAACAACTGCTTCCCATAGCTGTGTATGGAGATAAAGAGAGTGATTCGGTAGAGAAGTGGGAAGTTCCGTGTGTCCATATCGATGATGCCCCGCGTTTTTCTTACCGGGGAATGCATCTTGATGTAGCACGTCATTTTTTCTCTGTGGATGAAGTAAAAAGATATATAGATTTGCTGGCCATGCATAAGTTGAATGTGTTTCATTGGCATCTTACCGATGATCAGGGCTGGCGTATAGAGATTAAGAAATATCCCAAGCTGACTGAAGTCGGCAGTATTCGCAAACATACGATGGTTGAGAAAAATTTCGATCAATATGATAATACTCCGTATGGGGGATATTATACGCAAGATCAGATTCGGGATATTGTCAATTATGCAAAAGAACGTTTTATTACTATAATTCCGGAAGTCGATCTTCCCGGTCACATGGTGGCTGCTTTGGCTTCTTATCCTTCTTTGGGTTGTACGGGAGGACCGTATGAAGTGCAAGGAATGTGGGGAGTACATCCGGATGTTTTATGTGCCGGAAAAGAAGAGACTTATGAGTTTGTTACGGATGTATTGTCTGAAGTTATAGAATTATTCCCTTCTCGTTATATTCATATAGGGGGAGATGAATGCCCTAAAGACCGTTGGAAAAAGTGTCCGCTTTGTCAGGCGCGCATTCGGAAGTTGGGTTTGAAAACAGATAAGGAACACACGGCTGAAGAACGGTTGCAAAGCTATTTTATGACTCGTGTCGAGAAATTTCTGAATGAAAACGATCGTCAGATCATCGGTTGGGATGAAATTCTTGAAGGGGGTGCTGCTCCTAATGCGACAGTCATGTCGTGGAGAGGTACTGATGGTGGTGTGCAGGCTGCGAAATTGCGTCATAATGTTGTTATGACTCCCAATACTTATCTCTATTTTGATTATTATCAAAGTGAAGATACTCAGGCCGAACCGCTTGCAATAGGCAGTTATGTACCTCTTGAAAGAGTATATGATTTTGAGCCTGTTCCGGATACGTTGGATAATGATTCTAAAAAATATATTCTGGGAGCACAGGCTAATCTTTGGACTGAATATATCTCTGATTTTAAACAGGTCGAGTATATGTTGCTTCCGCGTTTAGATGCTTTGAGTGAGGTACAATGGACTCGGCCGGAGAATAAAAATTGGGTGAATTTTCTCGATCGTCTTCAGCATAATATACAGGTGTATGACTTGAAAGGATATAATTATGGCAAACATATATTCGGTATCAATCCTGAATATAGGATTATTCCGGAAAAGCATTGCATAGAGGTGACTTTGAGAACACAAGGCGATGCTCCGGTTTATTATACACTTGACGGAACGGTGCCGACAGAAAAAAGCACGAGATATACTCAGCCGATCGAGTTGACGGAAAATACCGATCTGAAAGCGATTGTAGTACGTCCGGGAATGAAGACCAATATGTTTGAGAAAGAATATGTATTCAATAAGGCTACGGCACGCAAGATAACGTTGAACAGCGCACCGAATGACCGTTATACGTTTAAGGGAGGTCAGACTCTTGTAGACGGAATGATCGGAGATATGGGTTTTGCTACCGGTCGCTGGATCGGGTTTAGTCCCGGAGATTTGGATGCCGTGATCGATTTAGGTGAGACAACATTTATTTCTAAAGTCGAATTGGGTATTCTATTCGATAAAGATAATTGGATATTCCCTTCCGACCATATTTCGGTATTGGTTTCTCAAGATGGTGTGAAATATAACAGTGTGGCAGATACGGTATTGGTGTTGCCGGATCAGAGTGTGAAGAATGACCGCATGATTCAAGGTGTAGCTTTTGATCCTGTAAATACCCGCTATGTAAAAATTAAGGCTAATAGTGTAAAATCTTTACCTGCATGGCATGGTGCGAAAGGTAAGCCCGGATTTTTATTTGTAGATGAAATAAATATATATTAA
- a CDS encoding beta-N-acetylhexosaminidase translates to MAKKLVLLFFLSLFLSLPLKGQRQEQITLQLIPYPQKLVFGEGTFFSKNPDVVFSGTSSEEEKILMNELRSLWSTIDRKKKVSGKDIIYIQKIRDGEESVSGSYNLEIYPEKIIISANNDEGLFYGVQTLNQIMVSCAGSALPCLKIEDYPRFPYRGMHLDVSRHFFDTEFIKKQLDVIASYKLNRFHWHLTDGAGWRIQIKEYPLLTEVAAWRLAPTWKEWWNGNRHYCRQDVPGAYGGFYTREDIKDVLEYARSKHITVIPEIEMPGHSEEVLAVYPDLSCSGKPYKNGELCIGNENTFKFLETVLDEVISLFPSKYIHIGGDEANKEAWKKCPKCQQRMKDEGLKSVDELQSYLVHRIEKYLNSKGRELLGWDEILDGGLSPNATVMSWRGEKGGIQAVRMGHDAIMTPGEYCYFDAYQDNPSGEPEAIGGYLPLKKVYSYNPVPDSLTLEESKRILGVQANLWVEYISTQKHVEYMLYPRLLALSEVAWSNLENKSWTRFRLAANRHVAWLWDKGINAHPIANGVVMSQIVDTLKREIRVSFECDRIPSEIRYTLDGSEPTLHSTLYSVPVSVKDSAEITVALFGEGKQLTRSQKYKVYYHKGIGAKVTYKLPYSDHYKAACEHTLTDGHTGGNSYGDGKWQGFSGDMDCIIDLGKITDIHTIEVNFMQQPGPWIWFPEWTEIWISDDGKEYSCLNRIDNPVGRDTEGMMIRNFGYNGYAKARYIRYKAHQIPKEGAYMFIDEINIR, encoded by the coding sequence ATGGCGAAAAAGCTGGTATTATTATTTTTTTTATCTCTGTTCTTGTCGCTGCCTTTGAAAGGTCAACGGCAAGAACAGATAACGCTTCAACTTATTCCTTATCCGCAGAAGTTGGTATTCGGTGAGGGGACATTCTTTTCTAAAAATCCGGATGTCGTATTTTCAGGAACATCTTCTGAGGAAGAGAAAATTTTAATGAATGAGTTGCGTTCTTTGTGGAGTACGATTGACCGGAAGAAAAAAGTATCCGGGAAAGATATTATTTATATTCAGAAGATACGAGATGGAGAAGAATCTGTATCCGGCAGTTATAATTTAGAAATCTATCCCGAAAAAATCATTATTTCGGCAAATAATGATGAAGGCTTGTTTTATGGGGTTCAGACTTTGAATCAGATTATGGTGTCTTGTGCCGGTAGTGCGCTCCCTTGTCTGAAAATCGAGGATTATCCCCGATTTCCTTATAGAGGCATGCATCTGGATGTTTCTCGTCATTTTTTCGATACCGAATTTATAAAAAAGCAGTTAGATGTTATTGCCTCATATAAACTCAATCGGTTCCATTGGCACTTGACCGACGGTGCAGGATGGCGGATTCAGATAAAGGAATATCCGCTTTTGACTGAGGTGGCGGCATGGAGACTAGCTCCTACGTGGAAAGAGTGGTGGAACGGAAATCGGCATTATTGTCGGCAGGATGTTCCCGGAGCTTATGGGGGATTTTACACTCGTGAGGATATAAAGGACGTGTTGGAATATGCTCGTTCGAAACACATTACGGTAATACCCGAGATAGAAATGCCGGGACATAGTGAAGAGGTTTTGGCCGTTTATCCCGATTTATCTTGCTCGGGAAAACCATATAAAAACGGAGAGCTTTGTATCGGTAATGAAAATACGTTTAAATTTCTTGAAACCGTATTGGATGAAGTTATTTCGCTTTTTCCTTCGAAATATATTCATATAGGAGGGGACGAGGCAAACAAGGAAGCTTGGAAGAAATGTCCTAAATGTCAGCAAAGAATGAAAGATGAAGGACTGAAGTCTGTCGATGAATTACAGAGTTATCTGGTGCATCGTATAGAAAAGTATCTTAATAGCAAAGGCCGGGAGTTGTTAGGATGGGATGAGATTCTGGACGGCGGACTTTCACCGAATGCTACGGTTATGTCGTGGCGAGGTGAGAAAGGGGGGATTCAGGCTGTAAGAATGGGGCACGATGCGATCATGACCCCTGGAGAATATTGCTATTTCGATGCGTATCAAGATAATCCGTCAGGAGAACCGGAAGCTATCGGCGGATATTTGCCTTTAAAGAAAGTGTATTCTTATAATCCTGTGCCTGATTCTTTAACTTTAGAGGAGAGTAAGCGCATATTGGGTGTACAGGCCAATCTTTGGGTAGAATATATCTCTACGCAAAAACATGTCGAATATATGCTTTATCCTCGTTTGCTCGCACTTTCCGAGGTAGCTTGGAGTAATCTCGAAAATAAATCGTGGACGCGTTTCCGTCTGGCGGCCAATAGACATGTTGCGTGGTTGTGGGACAAGGGGATAAATGCTCATCCTATTGCCAATGGAGTAGTTATGTCTCAGATTGTAGATACTTTGAAGCGTGAAATCCGTGTTTCTTTCGAATGTGACCGTATCCCGTCCGAAATTCGTTATACACTCGACGGGTCAGAACCGACGTTACATTCGACATTATATTCTGTTCCTGTTTCTGTAAAAGATTCGGCCGAGATAACCGTTGCGCTTTTCGGGGAGGGGAAACAGTTGACCCGTTCACAAAAATATAAAGTTTATTATCATAAAGGAATCGGTGCGAAAGTAACTTATAAGTTGCCTTATAGCGATCATTATAAGGCTGCTTGTGAACATACATTAACCGATGGTCATACAGGAGGAAACAGTTACGGAGACGGCAAATGGCAAGGTTTCTCCGGAGATATGGATTGTATCATAGACTTGGGTAAAATTACCGATATTCATACTATCGAAGTTAACTTCATGCAACAGCCCGGTCCTTGGATTTGGTTTCCCGAATGGACCGAAATATGGATCTCTGATGACGGAAAAGAGTATTCTTGTCTGAATCGTATCGATAATCCGGTCGGGCGTGATACGGAAGGCATGATGATCCGAAACTTCGGTTATAACGGATATGCAAAGGCTCGTTATATTCGTTATAAAGCTCATCAAATACCTAAAGAAGGTGCTTATATGTTTATCGATGAAATAAATATACGTTGA